A window of Cottoperca gobio unplaced genomic scaffold, fCotGob3.1 fCotGob3_72arrow_ctg1, whole genome shotgun sequence contains these coding sequences:
- the LOC115006260 gene encoding proteasomal ubiquitin receptor ADRM1-like: MASGALFPSMVSGSRGSSSKYLVEFRAGKMTMKGSTVTPDKRKGQVYIQQTDDSLIHFCWKDRTTTNVDDDLIIFPDDCEFKRVSQCTTGRVFVLKFKAGSKRLFFWMQEPKSEKDEEHCRKVNEYLNNPPMPGALGSGGSGGHDLSALGGEGGLQSLLGNMSHNQLMQLIGPTGLGGIGGLGALAGPGLANLLGSSSSSSSSVPAASNSSTSPSTAVTPTSTSATSRLGSTQAPTTPITPSATSAASPTATTPTTPVVSAVAAGAANPSQPIQLRDLQSILATMNVPAGGQG; this comes from the exons atggCCTCTGGAGCGTTGTTCCCCAGCATGGTGTCCGGCTCCCGCGGCTCCTCCAGCAAGTACCTGGTGGAGTTTCGTGCTGGTAAGATGACCATGAAGGGCAGCACGGTGACGCCCGACAAGCGCAAAGGTCAGGTGTACATCCAGCAGACCGACGACTCGCTCATCCACTTCTGCTGGAAGGACCGCACCACCACCAACGTGGACGAT GACCTGATCATCTTCCCTGATGACTGCGAGTTCAAGCGTGTGAGCCAGTGCACCACCGGCCGAGTCTTCGTGCTGAAGTTCAAGGCCGGCTCCAAGAGGCTTTTCTTCTGGATGCAG GAGCCGAAGTCTGAGAAAGACGAGGAGCATTGTCGTAAAGTGAACGAGTATCTCAACAACCCCCCCATGCCGGGCGCTCTGGGGAGCGGCGGCAGCGGAGGACACGACCTGTCTGCTCTGGGAG GAGAAGGCGGCCTGCAAAGCCTTCTGGGTAACATGAGCCACAACCAGCTCATGCAGCTCATTGGACCGACTGGACTGGGCGGGATCG GGGGTCTCGGGGCGCTGGCTGGTCCAGGACTGGCAAATCTCctgggaagcagcagcagcagcagcagcagcgtcccTGCAGCCAGCAACTCCTCCACCAG tCCGTCCACAGCCGTCACCCCGACCTCCACCTCTGCAACCAGCCGCCTCGGCTCCACCCAGGCGCCGACCACCCCCATCACTCCCTCCGCCACCTCAGCGGCCTCCCCCACCGCCACCACCCCCACCACCCCCGTTGTGTCCGCTGTGGCAGCGGGGGCCGCCAATCCCTCCCAGCCCATCCAGCTGAGGGACCTGCAGAGCATCCTGGCCACCATGAACGTCCCCGCCGGAGGACAGGGAG